A genomic stretch from Podospora pseudoanserina strain CBS 124.78 chromosome 3, whole genome shotgun sequence includes:
- a CDS encoding hypothetical protein (COG:U; EggNog:ENOG503NX9N), translating into MLLRPQFWRGQQHGARSGVVHARHMRPLCERISSEVTEIEDNPKNIVLFMPYLHWDTDRMRNKMAKMIDIESEQQRKRNENIAYEKRKTRIEQRKDLEPGAKRILHTDNRDQNDEKTTQSGDQKRSTAPSQGVNDLADLMDRLVSVGRSKQRIEIDDNGRLKINNPLGQYLIDAARLYEAISTYRDQRMLEKYLYHDPPLHPRRTLDQSYYWTLKTTKVRDRDQVVYRGTNMNLDFCHRLEPQPTTTESGPWSRLKAVFHQSPDNDNVDVTLKWTDHWDKTDKHGCEHCRSDIRKISQLVMVDQLWMWVLDEKTIITSFPKRYGFNKQDLSGVHKSIRQRLKFARKNQVRSVYDLALIILDECCNTFFDRTKTEDSQPQVMDIFSEAIGNLTNQHTISFQHVWHWTQKASKIYRSRSKYIDSSDLHVPLLDIHPEGKLQREVKDIIDELDIMIHVHKKQREVIKRFCKHVEHILDPDGRWKEGAVQHDRGMSRRAQSTTENMEKYIKMEEKRDQLLWFRMQSQELLAEVDDRLDELEGLKKGAESTAQSVTDLLSLKQQQASVVQAWESVKQAEEAVRQGRAIMMFTVITIIFLPLSFIASIFGMNNYEFGGSDNPWSVWEQLKFILPISFGVIFLSVVIAFSNLLRAFIWSLFKLFTTSVLIYSGLYRFWLTFSDEWCSTSMMQKTEKMVQDMKEEVRRAKKLRRNQRSQKKKQKEDGKGKKGRDGKDSQDEDKDQGKATRHANGNGIQTVHFFTEMGQEQRRNTTGRRSWDKRRRDKSPHLRVSTWPRDTSPNACGSTSAHPRVSHHEERDNRSAQDMNGSQLNGDDGSGSPAGLTVRGSDNNV; encoded by the exons ATGCTTCTGAGGCCTCAATTTTGGCGTGGTCAGCAACATGGAGCTCGAAGTGGTGTTGTGCATGCGAGACATATGAGACCTCTCTGTGAGAGAATATCGTCTG AGGTTACCGAAATTGAAGATAATCCAAAGAATATAGTCCTCTTC ATGCCCTATCTACACTGGGATACCGACAGAATGAGAAACAAGATGGCGAAGATGATTGATATCGAGTCGGAGCAGCAGCGCAAAAGAAACGAAAACATTGCCTACGAGAAACGCAAGACACGCATAGAACAGAGGAAGGACTTGGAGCCGGGTGCGAAGCGCATATTACACACAGATAACAGGGATCAAAACGATGAAAAGACGACTCAGAGCGGCGACCAGAAGCGCTCGACGGCCCCGTCACAAGGTGTGAACGATCTGGCTGATTTGATGGACAGACTTGTTTCTGTCGGTAGAAGCAAACAGCGGATTGAAATAGATGACAATGGCAGgctcaagatcaacaatcCTCTCGGACAGTACCTGATTGACGCGGCAAGACTCTACGAAGCCATATCTACTTATCGAGACCAACGAATGCTGGAGAAGTATCTGTACCATGATCCacctcttcacccccgccGAACGCTTGATCAGTCCTACTACTGGACCTTGAAGACCACCAAGGTCCGAGACAGGGACCAGGTTGTCTATCGGGGAACAAATATGAATCTGGATTTTTGTCACCGACTCGAGCCACAGCCAACTACAACAGAGTCCGGTCCATGGAGCCGGCTCAAGGCAGTATTCCATCAAAGCCCGGATAACGACAATGTCGACGTCACACTGAAGTGGACTGACCACTGGGACAAGACGGATAAACATGGCTGTGAGCACTGCCGGAGTGACATTCGCAAAATCTCTCAGCTCGTGATGGTCGATCAGCTCTGGATGTGGGTTTTAGACGAGAAGACAATTATCACCTCATTTCCCAAGCGCTACGGGTTCAACAAGCAGGATCTTTCGGGGGTGCACAAGTCTATCCGTCAAAGGCTGAAGTTTGCCCGCAAGAATCAGGTCAGGTCGGTGTATGACTTGGCTCTGATCATCCTAGACGAATGTTGCAACACCTTCTTTGATCGAACCAAAACTGAG GACAGCCAACCACAGGTGATGGACATCTTTTCAGAAGCTATTGGTAATTTG ACGAATCAACACACGATATCCTTCCAACATGTCTGGCATTGGACACAAAAGGCATCCAAAATCTACCGCTCGAGATCCAAGTACATCGACTCCTCTGACCTGCACGTGCCCCTCTTGGACATTCATCCAGAAGGGAAGCTGCAAAGAGAGGTCAAGGACATCATTGATGAGCTCGACATCATGATTCATGTTCACAAGAAGCAGAGAGAGGTGATCAAACGGTTTTGCAAGCATGTAGAGCACATTCTCGATCCCGACGGCCGGTGGAAGGAAGGCGCTGTCCAACATGACCGAGGGATGTCAAGAAGGGCACAGAGTACCACCGAGAACATGGAAAAGTATATCAAAATGGAGGAGAAGCGCGACCAGCTTCTGTGGTTTCGAATGCAGTCTCAAGAACTTCTTGCCGAAGTGGACGATCGActtgatgagcttgaggggttgaagaagggggctgAGAGTACGGCCCAAAGT GTCACCGATCTTCTGTCTCTCAAGCAACAACAGGCAAGTGTCGTTCAGGCATGGGAATCGGTCAAGCAAGCCGAAGAGGCAGTTCGCCAGGGGCGGGCTATCATGATGTTTACTGTCATCACTATTATCTTT CTCCCCTTGTCATTTATTGCCTCGATATTTGGCATGAACAATTACGAATTTGGCGGCAGCGATAATCCATGGAGTGTATGGGAGCAACTAAAGTTCATTT TGCCCATTTCCTTTGGCGTCATTTTCCTTTCCGTAGTCATTGCCTTTTCCAACCTCCTTCGCGCCTTCATATGGTCTCTGTTCAAACTGTTCACCACCTCGGTGCTTATATACTCCGGTCTCTATCGATTCTGGCTCACCTTTAGTGATGAGTGGTGCTCGACTTCGATGATGCAGAAAACGGAGAAAATGGTGCAGGACATGAAGgaagaggtgaggagggcgaagaAGCTGCGTCGGAACCAACGAAgtcaaaagaagaagcagaaagaggacgggaagggaaagaaaggcAGAGACGGAAAGGACTCCCAAGATGAGGACAAAGATCAGGGGAAAGCTACCAGGCATGCCAATGGGAATGGAATACAGACTGTTCACTTCTTCACAGAAATGGGACAGGAGCAGCGACGCAATACCACGGGTCGACGGTCCTGGGATAAACGGCGACGGGATAAGTCCCCGCATCTTCGAGTGAGCACATGGCCTCGCGACACGTCACCCAATGCTTGTGGATCGACTAGCGCCCATCCAAGAGTGTCACATCATGAAGAGAGAGATAACAGATCTGCGCAAGACATGAACGGAAGCCAGCTGAACGGGGACGATGGAAGTGGAAGCCCTGCAGGGCTTACAGTTCGGGGGTCTGATAATAATGTTTAG
- a CDS encoding hypothetical protein (COG:U; EggNog:ENOG503NX9N) produces the protein MASRHLHQHYQRRASKARSQNPGVLKPGHHSVTRAFDSESAPPTCFSSEDHPPEAIRDHTKHYFGCINIADRASYFLDPDNSPIWQHEFLLEKEYLKSLPENEKRSDDEITRAAKKRRDKTIESTAVAIEAQYRRTDILRQAVKGTVPSSPPVAGSSGPCLQKSTNITRTDHFVTCVEESGKNWRRSTSYLAGLEKVQAWKRNRPIAENPPSTAARLPNVDPESRPEPGREEVGKIVERIRKSTPATDSKSAEYDLERDVNAYLIQYTRKKAEDWTSTALNAVPTTDPRSRTLTSSPTRETFHNGTTSPAPTFSPTQSSHVQYLEPYEEELQDPRFKGRFPDQRLAMNIVLGADGDSESSPAPGPSILARDVIKVDDPTRIRYFHLPSNNMHWVEVQSAFPFIDE, from the exons ATGGCATCTCGACATCTACACCAGCATTACCAGCGTCGGGCCTCCAAGGCAAGGAGCCAGAATCCCGGTGTCCTAAAGCCGGGGCATCACTCAGTCACACGCGCTTTTGACTCCGAATCCGCACCCCCGACATGCTTTTCTTCCGAGGACCACCCTCCTGAGGCTATCAGAGATCACACCAAGCACTATTTTGGATGCATCAACATCGCAGACCGTGCCAGTTACTTTCTTGACCCCGACAACAGCCCTATCTGGCAGCATGAGTTCCTCCTTGAGAAGGAGTATCTGAAATCGCTCCCCGAAAATGAAAAGCGTTCAGACGATGAGATTACACGAGCCGCGAAAAAGCGTAGAGATAAGACGATCGAGAGCACCGCTGTCGCAATTGAAGCTCAGTACAGAAGAACCGACATCCTTCGACAGGCTGTCAAGGGAACAGTACCAAGCTCGCCCCCTGTAGCAGGCTCAAGCGGGCCCTGCTTGCAGAAATCAACGAACATCACAAGAACCGATCACTTTGTGACTTGTGTTGAAGAAAGTGGGAAGAATTGGAGGAGATCAACGTCATATCTGGCCGGCTTGGAGAAGGTTCAAGCATGGAAGCGCAATAGACCAATCGCCGAGAATCCACCCAGTACAGCAGCACGGCTCCCTAATGTTGACCCCGAATCAAGACCAGAGCCCGGACGGGAAGAGGTCGGAAAGATAGTGGAACGCATTCGCAAAAGCACACCGGCAACCGATTCCAAATCGGCAGAGTACGATCTCGAGCGAGATGTAAACGCATACCTCATTCAGTACACACGCAAGAAAGCCGAGGACTGGACATCTACAGCACTAAACGCAGTACCCACCACGGATCCTCGCTCAAGGACACTAACGTCGTCACCAACACGGGAGACCTTTCACAACGGCACAACTAGCCCAGCACCGACTTTTTCACCAACACAGAGCTCGCATGTTCAGTATCTCGAACCTTACGAGGAGGAACTTCAAGATCCAAGATTCAAGGGTAGATTTCCGGACCAGCGTCTAGCTATGAACATTGTTCTTGGTGCAGACGGAGATTCGGAGTCATCTCCCGCACCGGGGCCTAGTATTCTTGCTAGGGATGTTATCAAGGTCGACGACCCCACAAGAATACGATATTTCCATCTGCCGTCCAACAACATGCAC TGGGTCGAGGTACAGTCTGCTTTCCCTTTTATTGATGAATGA
- the BLI4 gene encoding putative oxidoreductase bli-4, mitochondrial (EggNog:ENOG503NWHA; COG:Q) — MAQRLVARRANATLLPAPRCTAKINPFTGPAVVFVCHQPQARAIKSTAVSKGVVSYTMQKLGDTLAENFGGAFTKLGSRQFKLDDCPDLTGKVGVVTGGSQGIGFGVAYTLLKHNISKLYIISVNKEVFEGAKAVISDELGQDKAARMVWMKCDLSDWRRVKEVAEMIKRDNNRLDILVNNSGRGIMSAELTSYGVDRHMAVNHMGHVVLTSHLLPLMQKTAEEGNIVRISNQSSNLHTGAPKDTKFASLDEINQDVGPNAQYGRSKLAGILYSRYFNRKVTQNGHPNVLMNATHPGFVSTKQSRDDILEPYPLGGYVMKYGIEPIKKDQFEGAVPTVFCATKIKDSGQYICPPCIPEEGSQMSQDDELADRLMELTRNIITEKTRMDSVERGCPMDDVVVH, encoded by the exons ATGGCACAACGATTGGTGGCTCGACGTGCCAACGCGACCCTTTTGCCTGCTCCCCGTTGCACCGCAAAAATCAACCCATTTACTGGCCCTGCtgttgtgtttgtgtgtCACCAACCGCAAGCCCGAGCCATCAAATCCACGGCTGTGTCCAAAGGCGTGGTGTCGTACACGATGCAGAAATTGGGG GATACGCTCGCCGAAAACTTCGGCGGAGCATTCACGAAGCTCGGCTCCCGACAATTCAAGCTCGATGATTGCCCTGATCTGACCGGAAAGGTGGGTGTTGTGACGGGAGGCAGCCAAGGGATTGGGTTCGGCGTGGCATATACCCTCCTCAAGCACAACATCAGTAAGCTCTACATAATTTCCGTCAACAAGGAGGTCTTTGAGGGCGCCAAAGCCGTCATCTCCGATGAACTGGGACAAGACAAGGCTGCCCGGATGGTCTGGATGAAGTGTGACCTT AGCGACTGGCGGCGGGTCAAAGAAGTAGCCGAGATGATCAAGCGCGACAATAACCGGCTCGAcatcctcgtcaacaacTCGGGTCGAGGCATCATGTCAGCCGAGCTCACCTCATATGGAGTGGACAGGCACATGGCAGTCAACCACATGGGCCACGTCGTCCTCACATCCCATCTGCTACCCTTGATGCAAAAGACAGCCGAGGAAGGAAACATTGTGAGAATCAGCAACCAGAGCTCCAATCTGCATACCGGTGCTCCCAAGGACACCAAGTTCGCTTCGCTGGACGAGATCAACCAGGACGTCGGACCCAATGCGCAGTACGGAAGGAGCAAGCTGGCGGGGATACTCTACTCGCGATACTTCAACCGCAAGGTAACGCAAAATGGGCACCCAAATGTGCTCATGAACGCTACACACCCAGGCTTCGTGAGCACCAAGCAGAGTAGGGACGATATTCTCGAGCCGTATCCCTTGGGTGGGTACGTGATGAAGTACGGCATAGAACCGATTAAGAAGGATCAGTTTGAGGGAGCCGTGCCTACAGTGTTCTGCGcaaccaagatcaaggattCAGGCCAGTATATCTGCCCGCCTTGCATCCCTGAAGAGGGCAGCCAAATGTCGCAAgatgatgagctggcggATAGATTGATGGAGTTGACGAGGAATATCATCACTGAGAAGACGAGAATGGACTCGGTGGAGAGAGGATGTCCAatggatgatgttgttgtacATTAA
- a CDS encoding hypothetical protein (EggNog:ENOG503P3PJ), whose amino-acid sequence MVVLIGRYLKRSLPRKFAKEGSQPEDCPAQPYDGIEMMGEVGSEEGPLVSNPILRSRYSPWYPKQLRLCLPNMNGHGTQGHLDDPARAPPSPRPKTGSRTSSSSSSTVQTTSTHSHRYHHSRCGERAKSHLSRELSDGASLAVTPMSALLQERLERERRVESERASSRTSNDLFRSTVDNRAIRSPSPADSRPISSQSSESARKKGLGVKEMEQTLSNLHKQNFDLKLELYHRRERQTVLEESLERLELQKAETDKMNDRLVHELEKRDKAVEEAVSMIVVLEARVEQLLREREMVRRVEVQGLPGAEATSKHKVLLPSGSDEVKTLNRMPSFVSEHSESTENLRNVYLGARGNVPSLPTMPEATPETTRGSVRLDSPTLSILSESSFVSVYGRTKSPDAPSPKEESPSLMDTSCMQRMLALESPTRVRSATPKNRPSIARAISNEYTHFHTITDVIGAGSSPLRQLEKVEVKRRALQDAARAQTTANDFSPFSRPPSSMAKRKTKQEKREALKKVLTHGSLTSERGLPPTPDTISTTTLRLYKNSNDTLSHEPNLTNEQSYLALSETTASHHSVPDEHGTSLEPRTQTTHTQPASTTAFDSRKKAGKNEDMDQLQRPQSTRDALRQYKGAGDAESTTSSVDTWLQEGMKPPRKAPLDPMSSVSQAHPNYRADRASPDLFSFPSSTKGWATNVMFGSLQGAGYMGAGGNGLPHPPMADTLDAISKSLTKPVFSSGVLTPTLDSLNSAPPPPNRRSSLQAKTGADLSGAASASPARPSPSSKIKMSVGKGSRARSNSIDIRPPSRQLADMAQGRAMTVPPKQAHQPPPPPRKVSQSHPDTQGTPPQSVSKQHHYPPTASQAPAAATPGRPRSRGLNHFFRRSTGSADPPVATPFAAPAADTTSKDERPLIGIPSWGRRGSLVDDDRANSSATPPPILRSKTLERKVEFDDDGGGVELELQGNEGATVGHVHDSGGTAVERGGGAPIASGGAPVVGGGKRKWLNLARVGSLRNR is encoded by the exons ATGGTTGTTCTGATTGGCCGGTATTTGAAACGGTCCCTGCCGAGAAAGTTTGCGAAGGAGGGGTCACAGCCCGAAGACTGTCCTGCTCAGCCCTATGATGGAATTgagatgatgggagaggtgggatcAGAAGAAGGGCCATTGGTGTCGAATCCGATCCTCAGGAGCCGGTACTCC CCCTGGTATCCAAAACAGCTTCGTTTGTGTCTGCCCAACATGAATGGCCATGGCACACAAGGCCACTTGGATGATCCAGCTCGggcccctccttctcctcgtcccaAGACAGGCTCCCGAACCAGCTCCAGTTCCTCTTCAACAGTGCAAACAACTTCCACACACTCTCACCGATACCACCATAGCCGTTGCGGCGAACGAGCAAAATCGCACTTGTCGCGAGAGCTTTCCGACGGCGCGAGTCTTGCCGTAACTCCAATGTCTGCCTTGTTGCAAGAGAGATTGGAGCGCGAGCGGAGGGTTGAGAGCGAGCGCGCGTCAAGTAGGACAAGCAATGATCTCTTTCGTTCTACCGTCGACAACCGAGCGATCCGCAGCCCGTCCCCCGCAGATAGTCGTCCAATCTCGAGCCAAAGCTCAGAATCGGCTAGGAAGAAGGGCCTGGGAGTCAAGGAGATGGAACAGACTCTTTCGAATCTCCACAAGCAGAACTTTGACCTGAAGCTTGAACTTTACCATCGGCGGGAAAGGCAGacggtgttggaggagagcttGGAAAGGTTGGAGCTCCAAAAAGCCGAGACGGACAAGATGAATGACAGGCTTGTTCACGAGCTGGAGAAAAGGGACAAGgcagttgaagaagctgtCAGCATGATTGTGGTTTTGGAAGCCCGGGTTGAGCAGTTGCTCAGGGAGCGAGAGATGGTCCGGCGAGTTGAGGTCCAAGGATTGCCAGGCGCGGAGGCAACATCAAAACACAAGGTCCTTCTGCCATCTGGGTCCGACGAGGTTAAGACCCTCAATCGAATGCCCAGTTTTGTCTCTGAGCACAGTGAGAGCACCGAAAACCTTCGAAATGTATATCTGGGGGCCCGCGGCAACGTGCCCAGTCTCCCAACCATGCCCGAAGCCACCCCTGAGACAACCCGTGGGAGTGTCAGACTTGACAGTCCAACGTTGAGCATTTTGAGTGAAAGTTCTTTTGTGAGCGTATATGGTCGGACCAAGTCTCCAGACGCACCATCGCCTAAGGAAGAGAGTCCCTCACTCATGGACACGTCTTGCATGCAGCGCATGCTTGCTCTGGAATCACCAACCAGAGTCAGAAGTGCCACCCCCAAGAACCGTCCCAGCATAGCCCGCGCCATCTCGAATGAATATACGCATTTCCACACCATTACCGACGTGATCGGGGCCGGAAGTTCGCCTCTTCGtcagttggagaaggtggaagtCAAACGTCGAGCCCTCCAGGATGCCGCCAGAGCACAAACCACAGCCAACGacttctcccccttttctcgcccaccatcctccatGGCTAAGCGTAAAACGAAACAGGAAAAGAGGGAGGCTCTGAAAAAGGTTCTTACGCACGGAAGTTTGACAAGCGAACGCGGGCTTCCTCCAACGCCTGAtaccatctccaccacaacactGCGGCTGTACAAAAACTCCAATGACACCCTATCCCACGAGCCAAACCTGACAAATGAGCAGAGTTATCTGGCTCTGTCGGAAACAACGGCCTCGCACCATTCAGTGCCTGACGAGCACGGCACCAGTCTGGAACCTCGCACACAGACGACGCATACGCAGCCAGCATCAACGACGGCATTTGACAGCCGCAAAAAAGCCGGCAAAAATGAAGATATGGACCAGCTCCAACGACCCCAATCAACGAGAGATGCTTTGCGTCAATACAAGGGTGCAGGTGACGCTGAATCGACCACGTCGAGTGTTGACACTTGGCTCCAAGAGGGCATGAAGCCACCAAGAAAGGCCCCGCTTGATCCCATGAGTTCTGTTTCGCAGGCCCATCCAAACTACAGGGCAGATCGCGCTTCACCAGATCTGTTCTCCTTCCCATCTTCTACCAAGGGCTGGGCGACCAACGTCATGTTTGGTTCGCTGCAAGGTGCAGGATATATGGGGGCTGGCGGGAACGGTTTGCCGCACCCGCCAATGGCTGACACTCTCGATGCAATTAGCAAGTCATTGACCAAACCTGTCTTTAGTTCGGGGGTATTGACACCGACGCTGGACTCGCTCAACTCtgcgcctccgccgccgaaTCGCAGGTCAAGTCTACAGGCCAAGACGGGGGCCGACCTCTCGGGAGCCGCATCAGCCTCCCCTGCGCGACCATCCCCATCGTCAAAGATAAAGATGAGTGTTGGAAAGGGAAGTAGAGCAAGAAGCAACAGTATAGATATCAGGCCCCCGTCTCGCCAGCTCGCAGATATGGCTCAAGGTCGAGCAATGACAGTGCCACCGAAACAGGCTCATcaaccgccgcctccaccccGAAAGGTTTCGCAGAGTCATCCGGACACACAgggcacaccaccacagtccGTATCAAAGCAACACCATTACCCTCCAACCGCAAGCCAGGCCcccgctgctgccacccCTGGTCGGCCTAGATCGCGCGGACTGAATCACTTCTTCCGTCGCTCCACCGGCTCGGCCGACCCACCCGTTGCGACACCATTCGCCGCACCGGCTGCAGACACGACCTCAAAAGACGAACGGCCACTGATTGGAATACCTTCTTGGGGACGACGCGGCTCGCTCGTTGATGACGATCGGGCTAATTCCAGTGCCACGCCACCGCCTATCTTGAGGAGTAAGACTCTAGAAAGAAAGGTTGAatttgacgatgatgggggaggggttgaactAGAATTACAGGGCAATGAAGGCGCGACGGTGGGACATGTGCACGACAGCGGGGGGACAGCCGTAGAacggggtggaggagcgcCGATTGCCAGTGGGGGAGCGCCTGTCGTAGGTGGTGGGAAGCGGAAATGGCTTAACCTAGCAAGAGTTGGGAGCCTGAGGAACCGTTGA
- the RFC3 gene encoding Subunit of heteropentameric Replication factor C (RF-C) (COG:L; EggNog:ENOG503NUV3), whose amino-acid sequence MSDFEDEMDIDVPVSKDVTFSSSNAAKGKRSAANLPVEAEDSLPWVEKYRPVSLDDVSGHQDILATINKFVDLNRLPHLLLYGPPGTGKTSTILALARRIYGAENMRQMVLELNASDDRGIDVVREQIKTFASTKQIFSLGASTSKTGLAGFKLIILDEADAMTSTAQMALRRIMEKYTVNTRFCIIANYSHKLSPALLSRCTRFRFSPLKERDIRVLVDKVIDEEHIKIKPEAADALVKLSKGDMRRALNVLQACHASSTPLQPKDAPKIPEDQIVRETITVDTIYMCVAAPPPDIIKKIMNTLLSTSDVTACLAAVNSVKVTQGLALADIITALSEELVKLEVKPEVMITWLDLLAQVEHRVAGGASEVIQTGAVVGAVRNGVELMG is encoded by the exons ATGTCCGACTTCGAAGATGAGATGGACATTGATGTCCCCGTCTCCAAAGACGTCACCTTTTCCTCCAGCAATGCAGCCAAGGGCAAGCGCAGTGCCGCCAATCTCCCAGTTGAAGCCGAAGACAGCCTTCCATG GGTCGAAAAGTATCGCCCAGTCTCCCTCGACGACGTCTCCGGCCACCAAGACATCCTCGCTACCATCAACAAGTTCGTCGACTTGAACCGCCTTCCACATCTCCTTCTCTATGGTCCACCCGGCACCGGAAAAacatccaccatcctcgccctggCCCGACGAATCTACGGTGCCGAGAACATGCGCCAGATGGTCCTCGAACTCAACGCCTCCGACGACAGAGGTATCGATGTGGTCCGCGAGCAGATCAAGACCTTTGCCTCAACAAAACAGATCTTTAGTCTTGGAGCATCGACCTCCAAGACAGGACTTGCTGGTTTCAAGCTGATCATTCTTGACGAGGCCGACGCCATGACGAGCACAGCCCAGATGGCGCTGAGACGAATCATGGAGAAGTACACTGTCAACACCAGGTTCTGCATTATTGCCAACTACTCCCACAAGCTTAGCCCGGCGCTACTGTCTCGGTGTACAAGATTTCGGTTCAGTCCCTTGAAGGAGCGGGACATCAGGGTGCTGGTAGACAAGGTTATCGACGAGGAGCacatcaagatcaagccTGAAGCGGCCGACGCGCTAGTGAAGCTCAGCAAAGGTGATATGAGACGAGCGCTGAACGTGTTGCAGGCTTGCCATGCGTCAA GtacacccctccaaccaaaaGACGCCCCCAAAATCCCTGAGGACCAAATCGTCCGCGAAACCATCACGGTCGACACAATCTACATGTGCGTCGCCGCGCCACCACCGGAtatcatcaagaagatcatgAACACGCTGCTCAGCACGAGCGATGTGACGGCCTGCTTGGCGGCCGTCAACAGCGTCAAGGTCACACAAgggttggcgttggcggaTATCATAACTGCGTTGTCggaggagctggtcaagTTGGAGGTAAAGCCAGAAGTTATGATCACCTGGCTTGACCTACTTGCCCAGGTGGAGCATCGGGTAGCAGGCGGCGCCTCGGAGGTCATACAGACTGGTGCTGTCGTTGGGGCAGTAAGGAATGGAGTAGAGTTGATGGGTTGA